Genomic DNA from Fimbriimonas ginsengisoli Gsoil 348:
TTCCAGATCTCTCCCCCGGCCCAGAAAGCCGGCACCTTCTTGGTCTTCCCCGTCGAGTCCGTAAACTCCACATCGAGTACGACTTCGACAAACGAATTCACGTGATGACGTTGCGACGTGAACGCGACCTCGACCGCCACGTTCGCCTGCGTCCGGAGAACCTGACCCGGCGACGCGCTCGCAAACGCAGCTAGCGAAAATAACCCCGCCGCCAAAATCCGGCCGAGGTTAGGGAGTCGAAAACTTATGGTTTCCATTCACCATCGGCGGTCCCGTCCGGACTGACCGCCACCACCTTGTACCCCTCGGGGTCTTTCATCCAGATCTCCCAGTGGTTGGGGCCGCCATTTCGGTCGGGTGGGTTACAGTGCTTGTCCAACAATATTTCCACCCCCATCTCGTGGGCTCGCTCCACCAGTGCGTCGAAATCGTCTACTTCGAACCAAATCAGCGGCCCATTTCCTAGCGGTTGAGTCTTGTCCGCGATTAGGCCGTGATGGTCCTCCACGTCGATGCCGTGAAGTTGAAGCACCAGGTTTCCGTTGAAGATCAGTCTCTCATAATGAGTTCCCCCGTGGCCACTGGTACATCCGAAAAGGCGTTGATACCAGCGACTGCTTGCCTCCACATCGTTAACCGCCAGCATAGGTTGAGGTCGCATCGGCTAAATCTACCCTTCTGCTCTCTCCTCCCATTGATCGTCGCACGTAACATCTCAAACTACTTATCTGGACTCTGTCCAAATAGCGTAGAATAGGCGGCACGTGCACCCTGACGTTAAAGAACTACTGCGAAAGTCGAATCTGCGCCTAACCGCGCCTCGGCTCGCGGTGCTCGAGGTGGTTGAGCTCGAGGGCAAGCATCGGGACGCCGAGTTCATTGTCGCCGCTGCGCGGCAGCGACTCGGATCACTGTCGCGACAAGCCGTGTACGACAATCTCAACGCGCTCGTCGCGGCCGGGATCCTCCGCCGGATCGAGCCTGCGGGCCGCCCGGCTCTGTACGAGACTCGCGTCGGTGACAACCACCACCACCTCATTTGTCGACGGTGCCACGCGACCGTCGATATCGACTGCGCCCTCGGCGCCGCACCCTGCCTTCAACCTTCCGAAGACCACGGCTTCGTTATCGACGAAGCCGAGGTTGTTTACTGGGGCCTCTGCCCCGCCTGCCAGCAAATACATTGAGAGAAAATATGTCAAGCGAACCCAAATGCCCGTTTTCTAGAGCGCTCAATGCGCCCGTCGCCGGTAGTGGCCCTCAGAACCGCGACTGGTGGCCGAACCAGTTGCGCGTCGACCTGCTCAGCCAGCACTCGTCCAAAACCGATCCGCTCGGACGAACTTTCAACTACCGCGAGGAATTCAAAAAGCTCGACTACGAGGCGCTCAAGAACGACCTCCGCCAGCTCATGACCGACTCGCAGGAGTGGTGGCCGGCCGATTTCGGGCATTACGGACCGCTTTTCATCCGCATGACTTGGCACAGCGCCGGCACCTACCGCATCGGCGACGGCCGCGGAGGAGGAGGCCGCGGACAGCAGCGCTTTGCCCCGCTCAATAGCTGGCCCGACAACGTGAATCTCGACAAGGCTCGTCGTCTGCTGTGGCCGATCAAGCAGAAGTACGGTCAGAAGATCTCTTGGGCCGACTTGCTAATCCTTACCGGCAACGTCGCGCTTGAGACGATGGGCTTCCAAAC
This window encodes:
- a CDS encoding VOC family protein yields the protein MRPQPMLAVNDVEASSRWYQRLFGCTSGHGGTHYERLIFNGNLVLQLHGIDVEDHHGLIADKTQPLGNGPLIWFEVDDFDALVERAHEMGVEILLDKHCNPPDRNGGPNHWEIWMKDPEGYKVVAVSPDGTADGEWKP
- a CDS encoding Fur family transcriptional regulator; its protein translation is MHPDVKELLRKSNLRLTAPRLAVLEVVELEGKHRDAEFIVAAARQRLGSLSRQAVYDNLNALVAAGILRRIEPAGRPALYETRVGDNHHHLICRRCHATVDIDCALGAAPCLQPSEDHGFVIDEAEVVYWGLCPACQQIH